From the Ctenopharyngodon idella isolate HZGC_01 chromosome 3, HZGC01, whole genome shotgun sequence genome, one window contains:
- the cant1a gene encoding soluble calcium-activated nucleotidase 1: MPVSPGYARLNHNEPMNSLRISVGGLPMLASMTNTIDSRFRIKWKAIVVVASALTLVLLIYMQLLPFHPQPSGRYGLRLNHHEMRAEDRYNDTYPLSPPERTAQGTRYRIGVIADLDTNSLSDKKLTWFSYMLKGHLLVSESGDTVAVEWDQERVVLESHLAEKGRGMELSELVVFNGKLYSVDDRTGVVYNIEGLKAVPWVILPDGDGSVSKGFKAEWLAVKDEHLYVGGLGKEWTTTNGEVLNDNPEWVKVVGFHGDVQHHNWVPKYNSLRSAAGISPPGYLIHESAAWSDTLQRWFFLPRRASSERYDETADERRGTNLMLSCSPNFQDIKVRNVGPLNPTHGFSSFKFVPNTDDQIIVALKSEEDAGKIATYIVAFTLDGRILLPETKIGDVKYEGLEFI, from the exons ATGCCTGTTTCTCCAGGCTATGCACGTCTTAACCATAATGAGCCTATGAACTCTCTGCGCATCTCTGTTGGAGGGCTCCCGATGCTGGCTTCCATGACCAACACCATAGACTCCCGCTTCCGCATCAAATGGAAAGCCATTGTGGTGGTAGCATCAGCACTAACCCTCGTCCTCCTCATCTACATGCAGCTTTTGCCCTTCCACCCCCAACCTAGTGGCAGATATGGCTTGAGGTTAAACCATCAtgagatgagagcagaggaccGCTACAATGACACATACCCCCTCAGTCCACCAGAGCGCACGGCCCAGGGCACGCGCTACCGTATAGGGGTCATCGCTGACCTGGACACAAACTCTCTCAGTGACAAGAAGCTGACTTGGTTCAGCTACATGCTAAAGGGTCACCTCCTGGTGTCGGAGAGTGGAGATACAGTGGCGGTCGAATGGGATCAGGAAAGGGTGGTCTTGGAAAGCCACCTGGCAGAGAAGGGTCGGGGCATGGAGCTCTCTGAATTAGTGGTGTTTAATGGCAAACTGTACAGTGTGGATGATCGTACAGGAGTAGTGTATAACATAGAAGGACTTAAGGCAGTGCCCTGGGTTATACTGCCAGATGGGGATGGCTCTGTTTCAAAAG GTTTTAAGGCAGAGTGGCTTGCAGTGAAGGATGAGCATCTATATGTGGGGGGTTTGGGAAAGGAGTGGACCACCACCAATGGAGAAGTGCTGAATGACAATCCTGAGTGGGTGAAAGTGGTGGGATTCCATGGAGATGTACAGCACCACAACTGGGTTCCCAAGTACAACTCTCTCCGCAGCGCTGCAGGCATTAGTCCGCCCG GCTACCTCATACATGAGTCTGCAGCTTGGAGTGACACATTGCAACGCTGGTTCTTTCTGCCGCGACGTGCTAGCAGCGAGCGGTACGATGAGACGGCAGATGAGCGGCGGGGCACCAATCTAATGCTCAGCTGCTCCCCAAACTTCCAGGACATTAAAGTGAGAAATGTTGGGCCCCTGAATCCTACACATGGCTTTTCGTCTTTCAAGTTTGTCCCCAACACAGACGACCAGATTATTGTTGCCCTGAAGTCTGAGGAGGATGCTGGGAAAATTGCCACTTACATTGTAGCATTCACCCTAGACGGCCGAATCTTGCTTCCAGAAACTAAGATTGGGGATGTTAAGTATGAAGGACTTGAATTCATTTAG
- the LOC127508281 gene encoding galectin-3-binding protein A-like: protein MYLLWPLLFLHVSARRTLFDYRSKQPTQEGRVRLVGDLPSSGRVEIYHDGQWGTVCDDGWDLAEAQVVCRQMGFPGAISVTPGGQYGEGSGPIWLDDMNCKGSESSLSDCNFKGWGVTDCSHKEDTGVVCENGTNITSNRQFSVDNSLGLSDDLGLLFDSGDGCDFSINVRDLSEEAELTFCVHRLILMIYPELNITNESRNLTVDVRQTCHPHVPTFLRYLYTRQIDVSITSAQCLHQLAFIFGVKKLMEDVGRVFTLLLPEDNTFQTQVSMYEYGVRTGDLVLQENVLQYLSWNCEFLISSPVWSTISFHMMDALLQRSDLVVEDEALLLEALERWIQDKGDEISSEQQASLLNHIRFLLIPVDKLYEMQFSSSVLYQNHEKLYLTGLLRGFQFNALPFSKIRSKLDNMSYDYLPRIYTADEFSVFINDTTINYPYYHYNYGQNNRIQTFSTPAHPSALYKEQKVQWQAQVFLSVQECSNYGVSCNSFPVARFLASGNQYIYANTIRFSNRLILSCKNQNNVFHVQDFKNDKAVIPNNSSMGLPNPCPDDYSFRFVVRPEYI, encoded by the exons ATGTATCTTCTATGGCCTCTACTGTTTCTTCATGTTTCAGCACGTCGGACCCTGTTTG ATTACAGATCAAAGCAGCCAACACAGGAGGGCAGAGTAAGACTTGTCGGAGATCTGCCTTCATCTGGTCGTGTGGAGATCTATCATGATGGACAGTGGGGTACAGTTTGTGATGACGGATGGGACCTGGCCGAAGCACAAGTGGTGTGTCGTCAGATGGGTTTCCCTGGAGCGATATCAGTTACGCCTGGAGGACAATATGGTGAAG GTTCTGGTCCAATCTGGCTGGATGACATGAACTGTAAAGGCTCGGAGAGCTCATTGTCTGATTGTAACTTCAAAGGCTGGGGTGTTACTGACTGCTCACATAAAGAGGATACAGGAGTGGTCTGTGAGAATG GTACAAACATAACCAGCAATCGTCAGTTCTCTGTGGATAACAGTCTGGGTTTGTCTGATGATCTTGGTCTTCTGTTTGACAGTGGAGATGGTTGTGATTTCAGCATTAATGTACGAGACCTCAGTGAAGAGGCAGAGTTGACGTTTTGTGTGCATCGTTTGATCCTCATGATTTATCCAGAACTAAATATAACAAATGAGTCCAGAAACCTCACAGTAGATGTCAGACAGACGTGCCATCCTCATGTCCCTACTTTTCTCAG GTATTTGTACACACGTCAAATTGATGTTTCCATCACATCAGCTCAATGTCTCCATCAGCTGGCATTTATCTTTGGAGTGAAGAAGCTTATGGAGGATGTTGGCAGAGTCTTCACTTTACTCTTACCTGAAGACAACACCTTCCAGACACAGGTATCCATGTACGAGTATGGCGTCCGCACAGGTGACCTTGTTCTGCAGGAGAATGTCCTTCAGTATCTTTCCTGGAACTGCGAGTTCCTCATAAGCTCTCCAGTGTGGAGCACCATCTCCTTTCACATGATGGACGCTCTGCTGCAGCGCTCAGACCTGGTTGTGGAGGATGAAGCTTTACTTCTTGAAGCTCTGGAGAGATGGATCCAAGACAAAGGTGATGAAATTAGTTCAGAACAACAGGCCAGCCTCCTGAATCACATCCGCTTCCTCTTGATCCCAGTGGATAAACTGTATGAAATGCAGTTTTCCTCAAGTGTTCTCTATCAGAATCATGAGAAACTGTACCTAACTGGTCTGCTCAGAGGTTTTCAGTTCAATGCTCTTCCTTTCTCTAAGATCAGGAGTAAATTGGATAACATGAGTTATGATTATCTGCCCAGAATCTACACTGCTGATGAGTTTAGTGTATTTATCAATGACACAACCATCAATTACCCTTACTATCATTACAACTATGGCCAAAATAACAGAATTCAAACCTTCTCCACTCCTGCACACCCTAGTGCTCTTTACAAAGAGCAGAAGGTCCAGTGGCAAGCACAGGTTTTTCTTAGTGTTCAGGAATGCTCTAACTATGGTGTTTCATGTAATTCTTTTCCTGTTGCAAGGTTCCTCGCAAGTGGCAATCAGTACATTTACGCTAACACCATTCGCTTCAGCAACAGATTAATTCTCAGCTGTAAGAATCAAAACAATGTCTTCCATGTCCAAGACTTCAAAAACGACAAGGCAGTGATTCCAAATAACAGCAGTATGGGTCTGCCTAACCCCTGTCCTGATGACTACAGTTTTAGATTTGTGGTGCGTCCAGAGTATATCTGA